In a genomic window of Variovorax paradoxus:
- a CDS encoding flagellar protein FliT, which produces MQERLLDYYKAIEAASKQMLEAARMEDWEGVVRCEGACAVLIEQLRFKATSLELPRTDRAEKTRVMQRILRNDAEIRLLAEPWIADLDHLFDSRLQLIH; this is translated from the coding sequence ATGCAAGAGCGACTGCTCGACTACTACAAAGCGATCGAAGCCGCGAGCAAGCAGATGCTCGAGGCCGCCCGCATGGAAGACTGGGAAGGCGTGGTGCGCTGCGAAGGCGCCTGCGCCGTGCTGATCGAGCAGCTGCGCTTCAAGGCCACCTCGCTCGAGCTGCCGCGCACCGACCGCGCCGAGAAGACCCGCGTGATGCAGCGCATCCTGCGCAACGACGCCGAGATCCGGCTCCTGGCCGAGCCGTGGATCGCCGACCTCGACCATCTGTTCGATTCGCGGCTGCAGCTGATCCACTGA
- the fliE gene encoding flagellar hook-basal body complex protein FliE, whose product MDLRLAPLTSPTSAQAFARTARTAPSAAEGSGGGFAGALSGALQSVSAAQNQAGALQREVQLENPNVSLEQTMVAIQKAQIGFQATMHVRNRMVQAYSDIMNMQV is encoded by the coding sequence ATGGACCTCCGACTCGCACCGCTGACTTCGCCCACCTCGGCGCAGGCTTTCGCGCGCACGGCGCGCACCGCGCCCTCGGCCGCCGAGGGCAGCGGCGGCGGCTTCGCCGGGGCGCTCTCGGGTGCGCTGCAGTCGGTGAGCGCGGCCCAGAACCAGGCCGGCGCGCTGCAGCGCGAGGTTCAGCTCGAGAACCCGAACGTCAGCCTGGAGCAGACCATGGTCGCGATCCAGAAGGCGCAGATCGGCTTCCAGGCCACGATGCACGTGCGCAACCGCATGGTGCAGGCCTACAGCGACATCATGAACATGCAGGTGTGA